Genomic DNA from Comamonas antarctica:
GCGCTGGAGCACGGTGCACGCGGCCTGGCAGGACGCGGGCGTGCGCCGCATCCTGTCGCTGATGGCGCCGGCGCTGCTGGGCGTGGGCGTGGCCCAGATCTCGCTGATGATCAACACGCAGATCGCGTCCTATCTCGCGCCGGGCAGCGTCTCCTGGCTGTTCTATGCCGACCGGCTGATGGAATTTCCCACGGCGCTGCTGGGCGTGGCACTGGGCGTGGTGCTTACGCCACAGCTGGCGGCCGCCAAGGCGGCGGCGGATGCCGAGCGCTATTCGGCCATGCTGGACTGGGGCCTGCGGCTGGTGCTGGTGCTGTCCGTGCCCTGCGCGGTGGCGCTGCTGGTGTTTGCCGAGCCGCTGGTGGCCACGCTGTTCCACCGCGGCGCGCTGACCGACCGCGACGTGGCGCAGATCGCGCTGGCGCTGGCCGGCTACGGCGCCGGCCTGGTGGGCCTGGTGGCCATCAAGGTGCTCGCACCCGCGTACTACGCCAGCCAGGACATCCGCACGCCGGTGAAGATCGCGGTGGCGGTGCTGGTCATCACCCAGCTGCTGAACCTGGCGTTCGTGCCCTGGCTGGCGCATACCGGGCTCGCACTGTCGATCGGCCTCGCGGCGCTGGTCAACGCGGCCTGGCTGCTGGTGGTGCTGCTGCGCCGCGGCACCTATGCGCCGCGGCCGGGCTGGGGCCGGCTGCTGCTGCAGGTGGTCGCGGCCAGCGTGCTGATGGCCGTGCTGCTGGCCTGGAGCGCCCAGTCGCTGGACTGGATCGCGCTCAAGCAGCAGCAGTGGCAGCGCATGGGCTGGCTGGCGTTGATCATCGCGGCGGCGGCCACGCTGTACTTTGGCGCGCTGTGGGCGGCAGGGCTGAAGCTGCGCCAGTTGCTGCACCGATAGGGCATGTATCGGTTTTTGGTTATAAGGTAGGCATTGCCGCGGCCGTTGGCGGGTGGATTCCAACGGCCTTCCCTCTTGCACTCGACGCCGCCTGGTCGTACAAGGAAAGCATGTCACTGCGTTTCGATGCGCCTTCTTCGCTGCAATACTTTGCCACCCTGGTGCAAAGCGATGAACATCTGCCGCTGATGGAGGCGGCCGTCTGCATTGCACAGGATGAATTCCCCGAACTCGATATCCAGGCGGTGCTGGCCGATATCGATCAGATGCAGGTGCGCCTCGCGCGCCATCTCACGGGCGTGCATACGCCCTTGCAGCGGCTCAAGGTCCTCAACCATTTCTTCTTCGGCGAAATGGGTTTTGGCGGCAACGTCAACAACTACTACGCGCCCGAGAACAGCTATATCCCGGTGGTGCTGGCGACCCGGCGCGGCATACCGGTGAGCCTGGCGCTGGTCTGGCTGGAACTGGCCCAGGCCGCGGGCCTGCAGGCGTCGGGCATTGCGTTTCCCGGCCATTTCCTGCTCAAGGTCGGGTTGCCCGAAGGCCAGGTGGTCATGGATCCGCTGACCGGCACCTCGTTTTCCGCGCAGGAACTGGCGCAGCGGCTCGAACCCTTCGGGCTGGGCCGCGGGCGGCGCGAAGACAACATCCCGCTGGGTTTGCATCTGCAGGCCGCCACGCCGCGCGACATCCTCGAGCGGCTGCTGCGCAACCTCAAGGAAATCTACTTCGCGCAAAGCCAGTGGGCGCTGCTCACCGCCACGCTCGACCGGCTGATCGTGCTGCTGCCCGATGACTGGGCCGAATACCGCGACCGCGGCGCGGTGCTGGCCGAGCAGGGCCGCACGCGCGAGGCCGTGTCGGACTGGGAAACCTATCTGGAGCACGCTGGCGACCGGCCCGATGCGGGACTGATTGCCAACCGGCTGGCGGTGCTGCGCGGTTAGGCCCGACCGAACTAGACCAGCTTGCGCGCCTCGAGTTCTTTCTTGAGGTAGGCGTAGAAAAGCGGCGCGGCCACCAATCCTGCCGGGCCGAATACCGACTCGGCCACGAACATCACCGACAACAGCTCCCACACGCCCATGTGCGTGCGCCGGCCCACGACCTTGGCGTTGATCACGTACTCGGCCTTGTGGATCAGGATCAGAAAGCCCAGGCAGGCCGCGGCCGCGACCGGCGACACGGACAGGCCCACCAGCGTGATGACCGCATTGCACAGCAGGTTGCCGACGATGGGAATCAGCCCGGCCACGAAGGTCAGCGTGATCAGCGCCGGCGTATAGGGCAGCGCCAGGTCCCAGTAGGGCAGCACCAGCAGCAGGAACAACGCCGTGAGCAGGGAGTTGAAGACCGCGATCCAGAACTGGGCGGCGACGATCTGCCCGAAGGCCTCGCCGAACAGCATGATGCGCTGGTAGAGCGCCTCGACCAGCGGCGGGCGCTTGAGCGGAATGTGGCGTACCGCGGCCAGCGCGCCGATCAGCAGGCCGACATAGGCATGCAGCAGCCCCGACAACCAGGCCCGGCCGGCCATGGCCAGCACGCCGGCCTTGGCGCCGAGGTAGGAGGCAATCATGGTCTGGATCTCGCGCGCGCCATCGGGCAACTGGCTGGCGATGTCGGGTGGCAGCTTGTGGCGCAGCTCGAGCACGGTGCGCGCCAGGTAGTCGAGCAGTTCCTTGTACTGCTGCGGGGCCTCGACGATATAGCCGCGGGTATGGGGCAGGGCGCTGCTCAGCAGCGCCAGCGGTGCGAGCATGACCACGCCCGCGGCCACCACCTGGGCCCAGTGCGGAAGGTAGCCGGGAACGCGGCGGCGCGAAAGACGCGCCAGCAGCCGGGCCAGCGCGCGCGTGAGCATGAAGCCGACGCAGACGCTCAGCAAGCCCGGCAGCAGGCCTTGCCACATGACCAGCAGCAAGGTGCCGGCCATCAGCAGATAGCTGGCGTTTACCACGCTGCGCGAAGGTGTCTGGGGAAGTACTTCTCGGGGAACAGGAAGGTAATCTGACATCTGGGCGCGGCGTGGTACGGGCTGGGTCAGCGCACTTCGACGGGTTCGCCGTCACCGCGCGCGGCGATGCGTCCAATGGTATAGACAGTTTCGCCCAGGCCCTGCAGCGTTGCCGCGACGGCCTCGGCCTGCTCGGCGGGCACCACCACCACCATGCCGATGCCGTTGTTGAAGGTGCGGTTCATTTCCACCGCGTCGATGCCGGCCGTGGCCTGCAGCCAGGCGAACAGCTCGGTCTGCGGCCAGCTGCCCGCATCGAGGTGCGCGGCCAGGCCTTCGGGCAGCACGCGCGGGATGTTCTCCAGCAGGCCGCCGCCGGTGATGTGGGCCAGCGCCTTGATGGGATGCTGGGCCAGCGCGGCCAGCACGTTCTTCACGTACAGGCGCGTGGGTTCCATGATGGCCTGCTTGAAGGGCTTGCCGTCCAGCGTGGCGGGGACGCTGCCATTGGCTTCGGCGCGTTCGATGCACTTGCGCACCAGGCTGAAGCCGTTGGAGTGCACGCCGGCCGAGGCCAGGCCCAGCACCACGTCGCCGGCCTGCACGTTCTGGCCGGTGAGGATCTTCGACTTCTCGACGGCGCCGACGGCGAAGCCGGCGAGGTCGTATTCGCCTTCGGGATACATGCCGGGCATTTCAGCGGTTTCGCCGCCGATCAGCGCGCAGCCCGAGAGCTCGCAGCCGCGCGCGATGCCGCCGACCACGGCCGCAGCGGTGTCCACGTCCAGCTTGCCGCAGGCGAAGTAGTCGAGGAAGAACAGCGGTTCGGCGCCTTGGACCAGCACGTCGTTGACGCTCATGGCCACCAGGTCGATGCCCACGGTGTCATGCATGTTCCACTCGAATGCCAGGCGCAGCTTGGTGCCCACGCCATCGGTGCCCGAAACCAGCACGGGTTCCTGGTAGCGCTTGGGCACTTCGAACAGCGCGCCGAAGCCGCCGATGCCAGCCATCACGCCTTCACGCATGGTTTTCTTCGCCAGCGGCTTGATGCGCTCGACCAGCGCATCGCCGGCAACGATGTCGACGCCAGCGTCTTTATAGGAAATGGGAGTGGAGGGAGTGGCGGAGGAGCTCATGGATGGGTCAGTGCAGGTGTGCCCGGCAGGGGCGG
This window encodes:
- the murJ gene encoding murein biosynthesis integral membrane protein MurJ gives rise to the protein MSLFKAASTVSLLTLASRVTGLLRDLLMASMFGANALTDAFNVAFRIPNLFRRLFAEGAFSQAFVPVLAATKAKEGDEATRVLIANVATVLTWALVLTCVLGVAGAPLLVWLLASGLQQNAAGYDAAVLMTRWMFPYIGFMSLVALSAGVLNTWKRFVVPAATPVLLNVSMIGAALIGAPRLAAHGIEPIYAMAAGVMLGGVLQLAVQLPALRRLGLLPRIGLRWSTVHAAWQDAGVRRILSLMAPALLGVGVAQISLMINTQIASYLAPGSVSWLFYADRLMEFPTALLGVALGVVLTPQLAAAKAAADAERYSAMLDWGLRLVLVLSVPCAVALLVFAEPLVATLFHRGALTDRDVAQIALALAGYGAGLVGLVAIKVLAPAYYASQDIRTPVKIAVAVLVITQLLNLAFVPWLAHTGLALSIGLAALVNAAWLLVVLLRRGTYAPRPGWGRLLLQVVAASVLMAVLLAWSAQSLDWIALKQQQWQRMGWLALIIAAAATLYFGALWAAGLKLRQLLHR
- a CDS encoding SirB1 family protein, coding for MSLRFDAPSSLQYFATLVQSDEHLPLMEAAVCIAQDEFPELDIQAVLADIDQMQVRLARHLTGVHTPLQRLKVLNHFFFGEMGFGGNVNNYYAPENSYIPVVLATRRGIPVSLALVWLELAQAAGLQASGIAFPGHFLLKVGLPEGQVVMDPLTGTSFSAQELAQRLEPFGLGRGRREDNIPLGLHLQAATPRDILERLLRNLKEIYFAQSQWALLTATLDRLIVLLPDDWAEYRDRGAVLAEQGRTREAVSDWETYLEHAGDRPDAGLIANRLAVLRG
- a CDS encoding AI-2E family transporter — encoded protein: MSDYLPVPREVLPQTPSRSVVNASYLLMAGTLLLVMWQGLLPGLLSVCVGFMLTRALARLLARLSRRRVPGYLPHWAQVVAAGVVMLAPLALLSSALPHTRGYIVEAPQQYKELLDYLARTVLELRHKLPPDIASQLPDGAREIQTMIASYLGAKAGVLAMAGRAWLSGLLHAYVGLLIGALAAVRHIPLKRPPLVEALYQRIMLFGEAFGQIVAAQFWIAVFNSLLTALFLLLVLPYWDLALPYTPALITLTFVAGLIPIVGNLLCNAVITLVGLSVSPVAAAACLGFLILIHKAEYVINAKVVGRRTHMGVWELLSVMFVAESVFGPAGLVAAPLFYAYLKKELEARKLV
- the purM gene encoding phosphoribosylformylglycinamidine cyclo-ligase, which translates into the protein MSSSATPSTPISYKDAGVDIVAGDALVERIKPLAKKTMREGVMAGIGGFGALFEVPKRYQEPVLVSGTDGVGTKLRLAFEWNMHDTVGIDLVAMSVNDVLVQGAEPLFFLDYFACGKLDVDTAAAVVGGIARGCELSGCALIGGETAEMPGMYPEGEYDLAGFAVGAVEKSKILTGQNVQAGDVVLGLASAGVHSNGFSLVRKCIERAEANGSVPATLDGKPFKQAIMEPTRLYVKNVLAALAQHPIKALAHITGGGLLENIPRVLPEGLAAHLDAGSWPQTELFAWLQATAGIDAVEMNRTFNNGIGMVVVVPAEQAEAVAATLQGLGETVYTIGRIAARGDGEPVEVR